A part of Acropora palmata chromosome 6, jaAcrPala1.3, whole genome shotgun sequence genomic DNA contains:
- the LOC141884288 gene encoding uncharacterized protein LOC141884288, translated as MPTKKPPKETNSNRKSSGISAFQLLIFLIATSSMAMNFAMLYGFIPIKGCQGPPGKAGERGPAGPQGETGIAGPPGLNGEMGPQGLSGEAGTTGAPGQQGPPGEKGPKGDEGAQGPPGTQGERGEPGPQGEQGPRGEQGPRGEQGPQGEQGTQGEQGVEGPSGPKGDQGPPGEQGISGPSGPLEAIPIPSEQ; from the exons ATGCCGACAAAAAAGCCACCAAAAGAAACCAATTCGAATAGGAAAAGTTCAGGAATTTCTGCGTTTCAGTTACTCATATTTTTGATAGCGACTAGCTCGATGGCAATGAATTTTGCCATGCTTTATGGATTTATCCCAATCAAAG GATGTCAGGGTCCTCCGGGAAAAGCAGGAGAAAGAG gTCCTGCCGGTCCCCAAGGAGAAACGGGAATTGCAG gtCCACCAGGCTTAAATGGTGAAATGGGTCCTCAAGGTCTCTCTGGAGAGGCAGGTACCACAGGAGCCCCTGGCCAACAAGGACCTCCTGGTGAAAAAGGACCAAAAGGTGATGAGG GTGCACAAGGACCACCAGGCACCCAGGGAGAGAGAG GGGAACCTGGTCCCCAGGGAGAGCAAGGACCCCGAGGAGAGCAAGGACCCCGAGGAGAGCAAGGACCACAGGGAGAGCAAGGAACACAGGGAGAGCAAG GTGTGGAAGGACCCTCAGGCCCCAAGGGAGATCAGGGTCCACCAGGAGAGCAGGGAATATCTGGACCATCAGGACCCCTTGAGGCAATTCCTATACCATCAGAACAATAA
- the LOC141884267 gene encoding biotin--protein ligase-like isoform X3, whose protein sequence is MALIGAGWLSGYAVTTLFSRSGNLKGFSVYATPLTAKKLVWTSRAKGDYTVLVQDVNTRKPVIVQVTEGGGTAVLSLVHLEFINDEEIFHNEGFTISDVNKLNQSKSARIWMLSHVLQILGISCKPGNLPELTPMYLMARNMDKQRLLQSLRTRFGGRVCKGKDLSLYFVPDKECIPKTTENLLPVVIGDQNSKLVSFDWKKYMECLQTKVLGHILLYTEVITSTQVVLDGNNTFVKNIPDDLGIIVVAGQQVKGQGRGGNVWLSPAGCMMFSLHVQFPFESNLGQRLPFLQHIASLAAVEAIKAKPGYEVVDVSLKWPNDIYFGHKIKIGGVIVTSSATGGTLSAVIGMGVNLANGEPTVSINEIILQYNKEHRTFLEPLTIEETIARTVNTIEELIEDFQVNGVAPFLKKYYNRWLHSNAKVKLCITDTPEDVTIIGLDHFGFLLVQTKSGKNLSVQPDGNSFDMLKNLIAIKK, encoded by the exons gtGATTACACTGTCCTTGTCCAAGATGTCAACACAAGAAAACCAGTTATTGTTCAAGTCACGGAAGGAGGTGGTACTGCTGTGTTAAGCCTTGTTCATTTGGAGTTCATAAATGATGAAGAAATCTTCCATAATGAAGGGTTTACCATCTCAGATGTAAATAAATTGAACCAATCCAAGAGTGCAAGAATTTGGATGTTATCACATGTCTTACAAATCCTAGGCATTAGCTGTAAACCGGGTAATCTTCCAGAGTTGACTCCAATGTATCTAATGGCAAGAAACATG GATAAACAGAGGCTGTTACAGTCCTTGAGAACACGATTTGGTGGTAGAGTTTGCAAAGGCAAGGATCTGTCATTATATTTTGTACCTGATAAAGAATGTATTCCAAAGACCACTGAGAACCTCTTACCAGTTGTAATTGGAGATCAAAACAGCAAATTGGTGTCCTTTGATTGGAAGAAATACATGGAATGCTTGCAGACCAAAGTGTTGGGTCATATTTTGCTCTATACAGAAGTTATTACATCAACACAAGTGGTTCTTGATGG AAATAACACATTTGTGAAAAACATCCCAGATGATTTGGGAATCATTGTCGTTGCTGGACAGCAAGTGAAAGGTCAAG GGCGAGGTGGTAATGTGTGGCTTTCACCCGCTGGTTGTATGATGTTCTCCCTTCATGTACAGTTTCCATTTGAATCCAATCTTGGTCAAAGACTTCCTTTCTTGCAGCACATTGCATCACTAGCAGCAGTTGAGGCAATCAAAGCTAAACCAGGATATGAG GTTGTTGATGTCTCTCTCAAGTGGCCAAATGATATTTATTTTGGTCATAAGATTAAAATTGGAGGTGTCATTGTCACCTCATCTGCTACAGGAGGTACCCTGAGTGCTGTGATAG GAATGGGTGTTAATTTAGCCAATGGCGAACCCACTGTTAGCATCAATGAGATAATTTTACAATATAACAAAGAACACAGAACATTCTTGGAGCCTCTAACTATTGAAGAAACTATTGCAAGAACAGTAAACACTATTGAGGAATTAATTGAGGACTTTCAAGTTAATGGTGTGGCCCCATTTCTCAAAAAGTACTATAATCGTTGGCTTCACAG TAATGCAAAAGTGAAGCTCTGTATAACTGACACACCAGAGGATGTCACAATCATTGGACTTGATCACTTTGGTTTCTTACTGGTGCAAACAAAATCTGGAAAAAATCTGTCTGTCCAACCTGATGGAAACAGTTTTGATATGCTGAAAAATCTTAttgcaattaaaaaataa
- the LOC141884286 gene encoding metallophosphoesterase domain-containing protein 1-like, translating into MLKLLSKMRVVRPCTMEDVLQKHVKEPTIAWNLIQSGQTVKKLETADYSIPPAAGYTRFVCISDTHNRTDRLDHPIPDGDILIHAGDFTNYGTRDQVVHFNKFLSTLSHPHKVVVAGNHDISFDFDSYDSLWSYFSNKREDPKEIKKELTNCIYLEDEEVEILGFRIFGSPWTPEFCNWAFMRTRGDHIQEMWNKIPEGIDILVTHGPPLGHGDLTISNVRAGCLNLLHTVQSRVKPKYHIFGHIHEGYGMTTDGVTTFVNASSVTIQYKLRHPPIVFDLPNNSSRGKGST; encoded by the exons ATGCTCaaactcttgtcaaagatgaGGGTAGTAAGACCCTGCACTATGGAAGATGTTCTGCAAAAGCATGTTAAGGAGCCAACTATCGCATGGAATTTGATTCAGTCAGGGCAGACTGTGAAGAAACTTGAAACTGCTGATTACAGCATTCCGCCTGCCGCAGGATACACCAGATTTGTTTGTATTTCTGATACGCATAACAGAACAGATAGGCTCGACCATCCTATACCCGATGGGGATATCTTAATTCATGCAGGAGACTTTACAAACTATGGAACACGGGATCAAGTGGttcatttcaataaatttctGAGCACTTTAAGTCATCCGCAcaaagttgttgttgctggCAACCACGACATTTCGTTTGACTTTGACAGCTACGACTCTCTGTGGTCTTACTTTTCAAATAAGAGAGAAGACCCGaaagaaattaagaaagaaCTCACCAATTGTATCTATTTAGAAGACGAGGAAGTGGAAATACTGGGATTTCGAATTTTCGGCTCTCCTTG GACACCTGAGTTTTGCAACTGGGCATTCATGAGGACCCGTGGTGATCACATACAAGAAATGTGGAACAAAATCCCTGAGGGAATTGACATTCTTGTTACCCATGGACCACCTCTTG GTCATGGAGATCTTACAATCTCAAATGTAAGAGCTGGGTGCCTAAATCTCTTGCATACTGTACAATCTCGTGTCAAGCCAAAGTACCACATTTTTGGGCACATACATGAAG ggtACGGAATGACAACAGATGGAGTCACAACATTTGTCAATGCGTCATCTGTTACAATTCAGTACAAGCTACGGCATCCACCAATAGTCTTTGACCTTCCAAATAATTCATCTCGAGGAAAAGGATCAACATGA